A single genomic interval of bacterium harbors:
- a CDS encoding cytochrome C oxidase subunit IV family protein, whose amino-acid sequence MSHGPGKSIRAGIAVFVALLLLTAVTVLVSYVDLGLWNAVVALLIASAKASLVALFFMHLKGENRLVWGFALVPIAFLSLIIFGTLVDTMLR is encoded by the coding sequence ATGTCCCACGGACCCGGAAAATCCATCCGTGCCGGCATCGCGGTGTTCGTCGCCCTGTTGCTGCTGACGGCCGTCACGGTTCTCGTCTCCTACGTCGACCTCGGGCTCTGGAACGCGGTCGTCGCGTTGCTGATCGCCTCGGCGAAGGCGTCCCTGGTGGCCCTCTTCTTCATGCACCTCAAGGGCGAAAACCGCCTGGTGTGGGGCTTCGCCCTGGTACCGATCGCTTTCCTTTCCCTCATCATTTTCGGGACGCTTGTCGACACGATGTTGCGTTGA
- a CDS encoding COX15/CtaA family protein, producing the protein MIRRGEDNFHICRGKGTSMLGRVTVGLLFLLLVWGNLVAGLKAGLACPDWPLCYGKVLPPFRWDIYMEFGHRVIAAVASIFLVALAANRYRKYEGASRAIPVLAVLLLLLEIGMGGAVVLLETPVRLTTVHFMIGLLVFLLAFFMMTFDGEGERSGFALRGPAALFLSVVALVYSQSALGAYVRHLDAGLACPDFPACLGKWVPPLFAGSVLAHFSHRTLGYLVLLTAAMLYLFVRRDPRQRGNRPLALSFLILVAAQVGVGAMVVLSGLHYLATALHLTVALGMLSILANLWVNAARAERAALSLPRR; encoded by the coding sequence TTGATCCGCCGGGGCGAGGATAATTTCCACATCTGCCGAGGGAAGGGGACGTCGATGCTGGGCCGGGTGACCGTTGGGCTGCTCTTTTTGCTGCTCGTGTGGGGGAACCTCGTCGCGGGGCTCAAGGCGGGGCTGGCGTGCCCCGACTGGCCGCTCTGCTACGGGAAGGTCCTGCCCCCGTTCCGCTGGGACATCTATATGGAGTTCGGCCATCGCGTCATCGCCGCCGTGGCGTCGATCTTCCTGGTCGCCCTCGCGGCCAACCGGTACCGGAAGTACGAGGGGGCGTCCCGGGCGATCCCGGTCCTCGCGGTCCTCCTCCTCCTCCTCGAGATCGGGATGGGCGGGGCCGTAGTCCTCCTCGAAACGCCGGTTCGGCTGACCACCGTCCACTTCATGATCGGGCTCCTCGTCTTTCTCCTCGCCTTCTTCATGATGACGTTCGACGGTGAGGGCGAACGATCCGGTTTCGCTCTCCGCGGACCGGCGGCCCTCTTTCTCTCCGTCGTCGCGCTGGTCTACTCGCAATCCGCCCTTGGGGCGTACGTGCGGCACCTCGATGCGGGACTCGCCTGCCCGGACTTCCCCGCCTGCCTCGGGAAGTGGGTCCCGCCGCTCTTCGCCGGGTCCGTGCTGGCGCACTTCTCCCACCGGACGCTCGGGTACCTCGTGCTGCTGACCGCGGCGATGCTTTATCTCTTCGTACGGCGGGACCCGCGCCAGCGGGGGAATCGCCCCCTCGCCCTGTCGTTCCTGATCCTGGTCGCGGCGCAGGTCGGGGTCGGTGCCATGGTGGTGCTGTCGGGGCTCCACTACCTCGCCACGGCGCTGCACCTGA